In Paenibacillus kyungheensis, the following are encoded in one genomic region:
- a CDS encoding ABC transporter permease, whose protein sequence is MPNKVYRKILHMGIQNEMEYRTNYWIQLVSFFVPMMTQFFLWLAIFQSSGQGTIVGYTFQEMLIYIIMAAVTGKLVAAGFEYEIAGDIKEGGLGKFLVQPLNYFAYRILKFLGAKAVQSILVIVFAAVVLIWLRIGLHVPVGWDSALRYLIALPGALLLNFVIYYALSGIAFWLTESTGLFYTLSLIIYIASGSVFPLTIFGETIAKLLGMLPFSYIVFFPVNMITGKLTPTEAVTGIGMQWLWIVVILLVARWVWSSGVRRYVAVGG, encoded by the coding sequence ATGCCCAATAAAGTGTATCGCAAAATTTTACATATGGGGATCCAGAATGAAATGGAATACCGGACCAATTATTGGATTCAACTGGTGAGCTTTTTTGTACCAATGATGACCCAGTTTTTTTTATGGTTAGCGATTTTTCAATCCTCCGGTCAGGGAACGATAGTAGGATATACGTTTCAAGAAATGCTGATCTATATCATTATGGCGGCAGTCACAGGCAAATTAGTCGCAGCTGGATTTGAATACGAGATCGCTGGCGATATCAAAGAAGGCGGATTAGGTAAATTTTTGGTACAGCCATTAAATTATTTTGCATATCGCATTTTGAAATTTCTTGGAGCCAAAGCTGTTCAGTCTATTCTTGTTATTGTATTTGCAGCAGTCGTATTAATCTGGTTGCGGATCGGTCTACATGTTCCTGTCGGTTGGGATAGTGCGCTACGTTATCTGATTGCATTACCCGGCGCTTTGTTACTGAATTTTGTCATCTATTATGCACTTAGTGGTATTGCTTTCTGGCTAACAGAATCTACCGGATTATTTTATACGTTATCGTTGATTATTTATATTGCTAGTGGCAGCGTATTTCCGTTAACGATTTTCGGAGAGACTATCGCCAAATTATTAGGCATGTTGCCTTTTTCCTATATTGTCTTTTTTCCTGTCAATATGATTACAGGCAAATTAACTCCAACAGAAGCGGTAACAGGGATTGGTATGCAGTGGTTATGGATCGTTGTTATTTTGCTAGTAGCTAGGTGGGTATGGAGTTCAGGAGTGCGCCGTTATGTAGCGGTGGGAGGATAA
- a CDS encoding alpha/beta hydrolase produces MPEIKHLAHQTEDGYFVQLIPDVQFARFANGQSLKMNILRPVSHLPLPLIVWVVGGAWVDIDPYKHIPALSKLARQGYVIACVEYRTVNKAPFPAQLEDIKTAIRFLRAHALDYHIDPEHIGIWGHSAGAHLSALVGVTGDQSEWDQQGQWQGYSSSVKAVVDFAGPVDIQADFQSEYELPVISLLMGGPLRHKIDTADQSNPIHHLSSHIPAQVPPFLIMHGDQDQVVPLRQSQFLYDALAAMSAEVDLYILEGVGHSSTTFMTRNDVLEIVSEFFALHLKGS; encoded by the coding sequence GTGCCAGAAATCAAACATTTAGCTCATCAGACCGAGGACGGTTATTTTGTTCAGTTGATTCCAGACGTTCAATTTGCTCGTTTTGCAAATGGACAATCATTAAAAATGAATATCTTGCGTCCAGTTTCTCATTTACCATTGCCGTTAATCGTCTGGGTTGTCGGTGGAGCTTGGGTAGATATCGATCCTTACAAGCATATTCCTGCTCTTTCCAAATTAGCCCGTCAAGGATATGTGATCGCTTGTGTAGAATACCGAACAGTCAACAAAGCACCTTTTCCTGCGCAATTAGAAGATATCAAAACAGCGATACGTTTTTTACGTGCTCATGCGCTTGATTATCATATCGATCCAGAACATATCGGCATCTGGGGACACTCTGCAGGTGCTCATTTATCTGCATTAGTAGGTGTAACTGGAGACCAATCCGAATGGGATCAACAAGGACAATGGCAAGGTTATTCCAGTAGTGTCAAAGCGGTAGTCGATTTTGCAGGTCCGGTTGATATTCAGGCAGATTTCCAGAGTGAATACGAATTGCCTGTAATCTCGTTACTGATGGGTGGACCTTTACGACATAAAATAGACACAGCAGATCAATCCAATCCGATTCATCATCTTTCTTCTCATATTCCTGCTCAAGTACCGCCGTTTTTGATTATGCATGGAGATCAAGATCAAGTGGTACCGCTACGTCAAAGTCAGTTTTTGTATGATGCGTTAGCAGCGATGTCTGCGGAAGTGGATCTATATATTTTGGAAGGTGTCGGTCATTCTTCGACTACTTTTATGACTCGAAATGATGTACTTGAAATTGTAAGTGAATTTTTTGCGCTACATTTGAAAGGATCATGA
- a CDS encoding ABC transporter permease, with protein sequence MQMIWKEAKRYSRIYGRFMKFSVMSQMEYRTNFITAFLIETAYLLIKLLYAILPYQVGTDINGWSPDAILLYVGVFTIMSGLYSGLFFTNFTQLPDKVRTGSLDVLITKPISLQFAVTLRQFELGYTIPNVVGGAIMVAIGWSRMGLPVDFYHVGGFIFFIAIGVLIAYSVFLLPQLLAFWTVQTTGVTDMSNSVFETNYVPMAVYNRIIQRLGTFLLPVFVICNFPPMFVMGALNPGMIWWALLAPVWLLIIIRVIWSYALRHYSSASQ encoded by the coding sequence ATGCAAATGATCTGGAAAGAAGCAAAGCGATATTCACGTATTTATGGACGGTTTATGAAATTCTCTGTGATGTCGCAAATGGAATACCGTACTAATTTTATTACAGCTTTTCTGATTGAGACTGCGTATCTACTGATCAAGCTATTATATGCGATTCTGCCTTATCAGGTAGGAACCGATATTAATGGCTGGTCGCCGGATGCGATTTTGTTATATGTAGGCGTATTTACGATTATGAGTGGATTGTATAGCGGATTGTTTTTTACTAATTTCACACAGTTACCGGATAAAGTGCGTACCGGTTCACTGGATGTGTTGATTACCAAGCCAATCTCATTGCAATTTGCAGTGACTTTACGCCAATTTGAATTAGGATATACGATTCCAAATGTGGTCGGTGGCGCTATTATGGTTGCGATTGGCTGGAGTCGAATGGGCTTACCGGTAGACTTTTACCATGTGGGTGGGTTTATCTTTTTTATCGCTATCGGAGTGTTGATTGCTTATTCGGTATTTCTATTGCCTCAATTGCTTGCATTTTGGACAGTACAGACGACAGGAGTCACCGATATGTCCAATAGCGTTTTTGAAACGAATTATGTTCCGATGGCTGTTTATAATCGTATTATTCAGCGTTTGGGAACCTTTTTATTGCCTGTGTTCGTGATTTGCAATTTTCCACCTATGTTTGTGATGGGTGCTCTGAATCCAGGGATGATCTGGTGGGCATTGCTTGCACCGGTCTGGTTGTTAATTATTATTCGTGTGATCTGGAGTTATGCTTTGCGTCATTATTCCAGTGCCAGTCAATAA
- a CDS encoding Gfo/Idh/MocA family protein — MKSSEMSIRQSTTDADEHILSAQVSHHPESTVKLGILGCSGIVPRAVLDPAPYVDGLEIVGVANRTLSKAESLAEHYGIATIYNSLDELLADPQLDAVYIGLSNELHATWIRKALSAGKHVLVEKPLCLYPEELPMMGAAAQHYGLQLIEGIMVAHHPWQHTLRELIQSGEYGDLIRTVTQLTIPAKDNHQDNYRSHPEQGGGCFWDLGCYWLQFLQQVIGIQHGEFDGQSLFDGPNGCDWTFEAQARLAHGVTAEAIFSFEKPYSSRHIVYLEHATITINDFFRCNLGFYKLKLKIALLENGQETGEVRYHTFEPMNYYVNQLRFFRDTVHHPSNHHSLDESVERIHLLSHIHATAKSKSVIS, encoded by the coding sequence ATGAAATCTTCGGAAATGAGTATCAGGCAATCCACCACAGACGCAGATGAACATATTCTTTCGGCTCAAGTAAGTCACCATCCAGAATCAACTGTCAAATTAGGCATTCTAGGCTGTTCAGGAATTGTGCCACGTGCTGTTCTTGATCCTGCACCTTATGTCGATGGACTGGAAATTGTAGGCGTTGCTAATCGCACTTTATCCAAAGCCGAATCGCTAGCAGAACATTATGGAATTGCAACGATTTATAACAGTTTGGACGAATTATTAGCTGATCCTCAACTGGATGCTGTCTATATAGGGCTGAGTAACGAACTGCATGCAACATGGATTCGCAAAGCATTATCCGCAGGCAAACACGTACTGGTTGAGAAACCACTTTGTTTGTATCCAGAAGAATTGCCGATGATGGGTGCCGCGGCACAGCATTATGGATTGCAATTGATCGAAGGGATTATGGTAGCACATCATCCGTGGCAACATACATTGCGTGAGTTGATTCAGTCTGGTGAATATGGAGATTTGATACGTACAGTGACCCAGCTTACGATACCCGCCAAAGACAATCATCAGGATAATTACCGAAGCCATCCAGAGCAAGGCGGAGGATGTTTCTGGGATTTAGGTTGTTATTGGCTCCAATTTTTACAACAGGTGATCGGTATACAACATGGTGAATTTGATGGACAATCTCTATTTGATGGGCCGAATGGATGCGATTGGACATTTGAAGCGCAAGCCAGACTTGCTCATGGAGTAACAGCAGAAGCGATATTCTCATTTGAGAAGCCGTATAGTAGCCGTCATATTGTCTACCTTGAACACGCAACGATAACGATTAATGACTTTTTCCGCTGTAATCTAGGCTTTTATAAATTGAAGTTAAAGATTGCGTTGCTGGAAAATGGGCAAGAAACAGGTGAAGTTCGTTATCATACCTTTGAGCCAATGAATTATTATGTAAATCAATTACGCTTTTTTCGTGATACGGTTCATCATCCGTCCAATCATCATTCGTTGGATGAATCGGTAGAGCGTATCCACCTGCTATCTCATATTCATGCGACTGCCAAATCCAAAAGTGTTATATCTTGA
- a CDS encoding UDP-glucuronosyltransferase: protein MTVTILCSGFGLGFYTPGLLVEASLKRMGIPTDVLVFENVMQSDQLQKVDKSRQAYHADFSVALMSQRIPQDIRKSMDDEQIATLLQQWESEGRQHFICLSGHWIYILDRYREQVGEANIHVDLLYLDVVDSPSWKSVRKRLGQLHESYHEVWLFGHGEQEMYTYIDIPLSDPVIPYSQRQHRLLVHGGGWGMGTYRERIAELEQVGYGLDIILYDQDERGTSEQGQRYYRMNPEWRTWQQNEQGKHTFPPLGEVQADQSVQYESRAEYHILCEIERNVQAIVSKPGGGTLADSFALSTPIIFLDPFGEHEAQNAAQWEKYGFGLSYERWMSEYGGGTDILEQMHQQLLQARQQFPAYADEYIQRHMQLLHPTMAKGTL from the coding sequence ATGACTGTAACGATATTGTGCTCTGGTTTTGGATTAGGCTTTTATACACCCGGTCTACTTGTAGAAGCAAGCTTGAAGCGTATGGGTATTCCGACAGACGTTCTTGTATTTGAAAATGTTATGCAATCCGATCAATTGCAAAAAGTAGATAAAAGCCGGCAAGCATATCATGCTGATTTTTCAGTTGCATTGATGTCTCAGCGAATTCCACAAGATATCCGCAAAAGTATGGATGATGAACAGATTGCAACATTGTTACAGCAGTGGGAATCCGAAGGAAGGCAACATTTTATTTGTTTATCAGGGCACTGGATATACATTTTAGATCGCTATCGGGAGCAGGTAGGCGAAGCCAATATCCATGTGGATTTATTGTATCTGGATGTGGTCGATTCTCCTTCCTGGAAAAGTGTACGCAAACGATTAGGTCAGCTACATGAGAGTTATCATGAAGTCTGGCTATTTGGTCATGGAGAACAAGAGATGTACACGTATATCGATATCCCTTTGTCAGACCCTGTGATTCCGTATAGTCAAAGGCAACATCGACTGCTGGTACATGGCGGTGGCTGGGGGATGGGGACGTATCGTGAACGTATTGCCGAATTAGAACAAGTAGGCTATGGACTGGATATTATTCTATATGATCAAGATGAACGAGGCACTTCAGAACAAGGGCAACGCTATTATCGAATGAATCCAGAATGGCGTACATGGCAACAAAATGAACAGGGTAAGCATACCTTTCCGCCATTAGGAGAAGTGCAAGCAGATCAGTCTGTTCAGTATGAATCACGAGCAGAGTATCATATTTTGTGCGAGATTGAACGCAATGTACAAGCGATCGTGAGCAAGCCCGGTGGAGGGACATTAGCAGATTCTTTTGCACTCAGTACGCCGATTATCTTTTTAGATCCTTTTGGTGAACATGAAGCTCAGAATGCAGCTCAATGGGAAAAATACGGATTCGGATTATCTTATGAACGTTGGATGAGTGAATATGGTGGAGGTACCGATATTTTGGAACAGATGCATCAGCAATTACTACAAGCCCGTCAACAATTTCCAGCGTACGCAGATGAGTATATTCAACGTCATATGCAGCTTCTTCATCCTACGATGGCTAAAGGTACATTATGA
- a CDS encoding type III PLP-dependent enzyme: MSHLSENNPLYEALQQYPTPFYYYNGDQLADHIHSFQQMLHPKVQLHYALKANNNIAIASLLREWGCHIEIASLGELRLAEAAGYLPEEIIYTGPGKSEKELRTAIAHQIYCINIESLAELETIHQIATEYDCHVRVGIRVNPDGEGIGGSSIQMAGVARPFGIDESQLDQVFQRAAEMSHIQVIGIQVYAGTQIMDAEVLLSNFRYTLSLAAQLQARYPVQLDIVNLGGGFGVPYFSHERPLDIEYVMQQLTLLIDEYSVHLPHSSFIIESGRYLLAAAGIYVCQAQYTKVSKGEHFVIVDGGMHHHAGATFRGRRPRNNYPIEIIPRHHTSDTEQTQVTSIVGPLCTPDDCLFKNVELPVIHAGDYICILQSGAYGLTYSPIQFLGHATPAEVLYYKGKSYLIREQGDPEDLLLRQQNIVPSTEWTAVP; this comes from the coding sequence ATGAGTCATTTATCAGAAAATAATCCTTTATATGAAGCGTTACAGCAGTATCCAACGCCTTTTTATTATTACAATGGAGATCAATTAGCTGATCATATTCACTCTTTTCAACAAATGCTACATCCCAAGGTTCAATTGCATTATGCGTTAAAAGCCAATAACAATATAGCGATAGCTAGCCTTTTACGTGAATGGGGCTGTCATATTGAGATTGCTTCTTTAGGAGAATTGCGTCTCGCTGAAGCGGCAGGGTATTTACCAGAAGAGATTATTTATACAGGCCCGGGGAAAAGTGAAAAAGAATTACGGACAGCGATAGCGCATCAGATTTATTGTATCAATATCGAATCACTGGCAGAGTTAGAAACGATTCATCAGATTGCTACAGAATATGATTGCCATGTAAGAGTCGGTATTCGGGTGAATCCAGATGGAGAAGGAATAGGGGGATCGTCCATTCAGATGGCAGGTGTAGCCCGACCATTTGGGATTGATGAGTCTCAACTTGATCAAGTATTTCAGCGTGCGGCTGAGATGTCACATATTCAAGTGATCGGTATTCAAGTCTATGCGGGTACACAGATTATGGATGCAGAGGTGTTGCTGAGTAATTTTAGATATACTTTATCTTTAGCAGCCCAACTTCAAGCTAGATATCCGGTTCAACTGGATATTGTGAATCTGGGTGGTGGATTTGGAGTTCCTTACTTTTCCCATGAACGTCCACTGGATATAGAATATGTGATGCAACAACTGACACTGCTCATAGATGAATATAGTGTTCATCTGCCCCATAGTTCTTTTATTATCGAAAGTGGTCGCTATTTATTAGCCGCTGCTGGAATCTATGTCTGTCAGGCGCAATACACCAAAGTATCCAAAGGCGAACATTTTGTGATTGTAGATGGTGGGATGCACCACCATGCAGGAGCTACATTTCGAGGTAGACGACCACGCAACAATTATCCGATCGAAATTATTCCAAGACATCATACGTCAGATACAGAGCAGACGCAGGTTACCAGTATTGTAGGGCCTCTGTGTACGCCGGATGATTGTTTATTCAAAAATGTAGAGTTGCCTGTTATCCATGCTGGTGATTACATATGTATTCTGCAATCCGGTGCGTATGGATTAACATACAGCCCTATTCAATTTCTAGGGCATGCTACACCTGCTGAGGTGCTGTATTATAAAGGCAAATCGTATTTGATTCGTGAGCAAGGCGATCCTGAAGATTTGTTACTGCGACAGCAAAATATCGTACCTTCTACAGAATGGACGGCGGTGCCATGA
- a CDS encoding ABC transporter ATP-binding protein, translated as MSAITLNQLSKTFEYYKKEPGLRKSFSNLFKREKLHKEAVIDLSFDINEGEIVGFLGPNGAGKTTTLKMLSGILHPSDGEASVLGYTPWERKKEFKRQFSIVMGQKNQLWWDLPASDSFELNKLIYDLDDTEYKRTLDELVELLGVSEQLHVQVRRLSLGERMKMELIASLLHRPKVILLDEPTIGLDIISQSKIRQFFKTYNKTYNTTILLTSHYMRDIEDLCSRTMIINHGQLVYDGDLKSVNDVIGSWKLLKIQLSAPVSELSLNGYGKIRSRSELEVVFELSKHDVLRKSKEILDHLPVIDFTIEDIPLEEGIAILYEKGGLPHAQ; from the coding sequence CTGTCTGCTATCACATTAAATCAACTATCCAAAACATTTGAATATTACAAAAAAGAGCCCGGCTTACGCAAATCATTTTCCAATTTATTTAAACGGGAAAAACTGCATAAAGAAGCAGTGATCGATCTGAGCTTTGATATTAACGAAGGTGAGATTGTAGGCTTTCTTGGACCCAATGGAGCAGGAAAAACAACAACGCTCAAAATGTTATCCGGTATTCTACATCCTAGTGATGGAGAAGCTTCTGTGCTCGGATATACCCCGTGGGAACGTAAAAAAGAATTTAAACGTCAGTTCTCGATTGTGATGGGTCAAAAAAATCAATTGTGGTGGGATTTGCCTGCAAGCGATTCATTTGAACTCAACAAATTAATCTATGATCTGGACGATACTGAATATAAGCGCACACTGGATGAACTGGTAGAATTGCTCGGTGTAAGTGAACAGTTACATGTACAAGTACGCCGTCTGTCTCTAGGTGAACGGATGAAGATGGAATTGATTGCTTCGCTACTTCATCGTCCGAAAGTGATTTTGCTCGATGAACCGACGATCGGATTGGATATTATTTCACAAAGTAAAATTAGGCAGTTTTTCAAAACATACAATAAAACGTACAATACAACGATTTTGTTAACCAGTCATTATATGCGTGATATTGAAGATTTGTGTTCACGAACGATGATTATCAATCATGGACAACTGGTCTACGATGGTGATCTCAAAAGTGTAAATGATGTAATCGGTTCCTGGAAATTGCTCAAAATCCAACTATCAGCCCCAGTATCGGAACTGTCTTTAAATGGATACGGTAAAATCCGTTCTCGCTCTGAATTGGAAGTCGTATTTGAATTAAGCAAACACGATGTATTACGCAAATCCAAAGAAATACTGGATCATTTACCAGTGATTGATTTTACGATAGAAGATATTCCTTTAGAAGAAGGGATTGCGATTCTATACGAAAAAGGTGGATTGCCCCATGCCCAATAA
- a CDS encoding pectate lyase family protein: MFSSIAVWNPSVQAATDIGKETLGTKNGWAAYSGGTTGGAKATTANIFTVTNRKQLVDALGSATNTTPKIIYVSGTININVDDNNQPLGANDYKDAGYDFNAYLKAYDPATWGMSKVPSGTQEDARKASQKNQASQISITIPSNTTIVGKGTNAIINGVNFQVKSGTDNIIIRNIEFQDAYDYFPSWDPTDGSTGNWNSEYDSITIKGATHLWIDHCTFDDGAHPDSGNGEYYGREYQHHDGAVDMSNGADLLTLSYNYFHDHDKTTIIGSSDSTTSDEGKLRATLHHNYYKNTVQRTPRVRYGQIHVYNNYYQGSTTGAYATLYIWGIGKSSKIYAQNNVIDITGLTADQVASPLKGTALYDTGTLLNGVAINAATSAGLSTDVGWTPTLYDAIAASTTVKATVTAQAGAGKL, translated from the coding sequence ATGTTCTCATCAATAGCAGTCTGGAATCCTTCGGTACAAGCGGCTACAGATATAGGCAAAGAAACATTAGGAACTAAAAATGGCTGGGCAGCTTATTCTGGTGGAACTACAGGCGGTGCCAAAGCAACCACTGCGAATATATTCACCGTAACCAATCGCAAACAGTTAGTGGATGCGCTTGGAAGTGCTACTAATACTACTCCTAAAATCATTTATGTAAGCGGTACAATTAATATTAATGTAGATGATAACAACCAACCACTCGGTGCCAATGATTATAAAGACGCTGGCTATGATTTTAATGCTTATCTCAAAGCTTATGATCCGGCAACATGGGGAATGTCTAAAGTTCCTTCCGGTACACAGGAAGACGCTCGCAAAGCTTCGCAAAAAAATCAAGCTAGCCAAATAAGTATTACTATCCCTTCCAACACTACGATTGTAGGTAAAGGTACCAATGCTATTATCAATGGTGTTAATTTTCAGGTAAAAAGCGGTACAGACAATATTATTATTCGTAATATTGAATTCCAAGATGCTTATGATTATTTTCCATCATGGGACCCTACAGATGGCAGTACAGGCAATTGGAATTCTGAATATGATAGTATCACGATCAAAGGGGCTACTCATTTATGGATAGATCATTGTACATTTGACGATGGTGCTCATCCTGATAGTGGCAATGGAGAATATTATGGTCGTGAATATCAACATCATGATGGTGCTGTAGATATGAGCAATGGTGCTGATCTATTAACTCTGTCTTATAACTATTTCCATGATCATGACAAAACTACGATTATCGGTTCAAGTGATAGTACAACCAGTGATGAAGGTAAATTACGTGCTACTTTGCATCATAATTATTATAAAAATACAGTTCAACGCACTCCTCGCGTACGCTATGGACAAATTCATGTGTATAACAATTATTATCAAGGCAGTACTACAGGCGCTTATGCTACCCTGTATATCTGGGGTATTGGCAAATCTTCCAAAATCTACGCTCAAAATAATGTGATTGATATAACAGGCCTAACCGCAGATCAAGTCGCAAGTCCACTTAAAGGCACTGCACTGTATGATACAGGCACTTTGTTAAATGGAGTCGCTATTAATGCTGCTACCAGTGCAGGTCTGAGTACAGATGTAGGTTGGACGCCTACGTTATATGATGCAATTGCTGCTTCTACGACTGTCAAAGCTACTGTGACTGCTCAAGCAGGCGCTGGTAAACTCTAA
- a CDS encoding 4'-phosphopantetheinyl transferase family protein, which yields MTGIHLPDLLSLEDMDMLRSKVSSARKEASLKFVRQQDAQRGLIGELLILYRLRTHYHLQDDQIQLDKNKYGKPYLRNYPHIHFNVSHAGNWIVCVDGDVPVGIDIEQVRPIDFGIAKRFYTPDEYQLVLNAPEDRQLQTFYELWTLKESYIKFVGKGLSIPLDSFSILQDDIQNYQVTSTKPIDTPSFFRHISIDSQYKLAVCAAEPLGPLPLVMLDWTELIP from the coding sequence GTGACAGGGATACATCTGCCTGATTTATTATCGTTAGAAGATATGGATATGTTACGTAGTAAAGTATCATCTGCAAGAAAAGAAGCTTCTTTGAAATTTGTTCGACAGCAAGATGCTCAGCGTGGATTAATAGGAGAACTGCTTATTTTATATAGATTACGTACCCATTATCATTTGCAAGATGATCAGATTCAGTTAGACAAAAATAAGTATGGCAAGCCTTACTTACGCAACTATCCCCATATTCATTTTAATGTATCCCATGCAGGTAACTGGATTGTATGTGTTGATGGTGATGTTCCCGTAGGTATTGATATTGAACAGGTACGTCCGATAGATTTTGGAATAGCCAAGCGATTCTATACTCCTGATGAATATCAATTGGTATTGAATGCACCGGAAGATCGACAGCTACAGACTTTTTATGAATTATGGACATTAAAAGAAAGCTACATCAAATTTGTAGGCAAAGGGCTTTCGATTCCGTTAGATTCATTCTCTATTTTGCAAGATGATATCCAAAACTATCAAGTGACTTCTACGAAACCAATCGACACCCCAAGTTTTTTCCGTCATATTTCTATCGATTCACAGTACAAATTAGCCGTCTGTGCAGCAGAACCGTTAGGTCCTCTTCCGCTCGTGATGCTAGATTGGACTGAACTAATTCCGTAA